The Anolis sagrei isolate rAnoSag1 chromosome 10, rAnoSag1.mat, whole genome shotgun sequence genome has a window encoding:
- the MOSPD1 gene encoding motile sperm domain-containing protein 1 gives MQQQKRQPELVEGNLPIFVFPTELIFYADDQSTHKQVLTLYNPYEFALKFKVLCTTPNKYAVVDAAGAVKPQCCVDIVIRHRDVRPCHYGMIDKFRLQVSEQSQRKALGRKEVIATLLPTAKEQQQKEEEEKRIKEHLTESVFFEQALCAPESRIASSGPSLLTVFLGIVCIAALMLPTLGEMDSLVPLYLHLSVNQKLVAAYVLGLITMVILRT, from the exons atgcagcagcaaaaaaggcaGCCAGAGTTAGTGGAAGGAAACCTTCCCATCTTTGTGTTTCCCACCGAGCTTATATTTTATGCCGACGACCAGTCAACGCACAAACAGGTGTTGACTCTCTATAATCCCTATGAATTTGCCTTAAAGTTCAAAG ttctTTGTACGACTCCAAATAAATATGCTGTCGTGGATGCCGCAGGTGCAGTGAAGCCTCAGTGCTGCGTCGATAT CGTGATCCGTCACCGAGACGTCCGGCCGTGTCACTATGGCATGATCGACAAATTCCGGCTCCAGGTCTCTGAGCAAAGCCAGCGGAAAGCCTTGGGGAGAAAAGAAGTCATTGCCACTCTGCTGCCCACAGCGAAGGAGCAGcagcagaaagaggaggaggagaagcggatAAAAGAGCACCTGACGGAAAGCGTCTTCTTTGAGCAAGCCTTGTGTGCACCAG AGAGCAGAATTGCCTCGTCGGGGCCGAGTTTACTCACCGTCTTCCTGGGAATCGTCTGCATCGCTGCCCTCATGCTTCCCACATTGGGAGAAATGGATTCCTTGGTGCCTCTCTACCTCCATTTAAGTGTAAATCAGAAGCTTGTTGCTGCTTATGTGTTAG GTCTCATCACCATGGTCATCCTGAGAACATGA